From a single Chitinivibrionia bacterium genomic region:
- a CDS encoding leucyl aminopeptidase: protein MEILNTKNIEARILFLYEDDEKPVDFEAKAGSVATRYDGENVIIYAGLGKDNSDMQVFRNAVADAVRAVNKIKRKSVEIVLPQKNTEYAAAAVEGAVVGNYAYDKYLSEKKSRVENLHIDFDGAADILNSVKIIGECADFTRDITNDNAAVVNPEYLANEAKKIAESNKNMTVEILDHKEIQEKGLGLLWAVGKGSATPPRLAIIKYNGDKTNDKYSAIVGKGLTFDTGGLNLKPSGSMETMRHDMAGAAAVLGVAKAVAALNPKINFLAVVPTAQSAIGKDAFFVGDVYKGYSGKTVEVLNTDAEGRLILSDAISYIIKNYAPTEIVDIATLTGAIVIALGDTVAGMFSNNDDLAKRIFEAGEKTGEPVWRMPIRQEHREAVKSDIADIQNTSTMKRSASSTTAATFIESFVEDLPWCHLDIAGTSWNENAAKGMSPKFATGVCVRLLWEYLNNR from the coding sequence ATGGAAATTCTTAACACAAAAAACATTGAAGCACGCATATTGTTTTTGTATGAGGACGATGAAAAGCCCGTCGATTTTGAAGCAAAAGCAGGCTCGGTTGCAACCCGTTATGACGGCGAAAACGTTATAATTTACGCAGGGCTCGGCAAAGATAATAGCGATATGCAGGTCTTTAGAAACGCTGTTGCCGACGCGGTGCGCGCCGTAAATAAAATAAAAAGAAAAAGCGTAGAAATCGTATTGCCGCAAAAAAACACGGAATATGCAGCGGCGGCAGTCGAGGGCGCGGTGGTGGGGAATTACGCTTACGACAAATATTTGAGCGAGAAAAAATCCCGCGTTGAAAATTTGCACATAGATTTTGACGGCGCGGCGGATATATTGAATTCCGTAAAAATTATCGGCGAATGCGCGGATTTTACGCGTGATATAACCAACGATAACGCCGCCGTGGTCAATCCCGAATATTTGGCGAACGAGGCGAAAAAAATAGCCGAAAGCAACAAAAATATGACAGTGGAAATCCTTGACCACAAAGAAATCCAAGAAAAAGGGCTTGGGCTTTTGTGGGCGGTCGGAAAGGGCTCGGCAACTCCTCCGCGGCTTGCAATAATCAAATACAACGGCGACAAAACGAATGACAAATACAGTGCAATCGTCGGAAAAGGACTTACTTTCGACACGGGAGGGCTCAATCTGAAACCGTCGGGCTCAATGGAAACAATGCGGCACGATATGGCGGGTGCGGCGGCGGTTTTGGGTGTTGCGAAAGCGGTGGCGGCGCTTAATCCGAAAATCAACTTTTTGGCGGTAGTTCCCACTGCTCAGAGCGCAATCGGAAAAGACGCGTTTTTCGTCGGCGACGTTTATAAAGGTTATTCCGGAAAGACGGTCGAAGTGCTTAACACCGACGCGGAAGGGCGCTTAATTTTGTCGGACGCGATTTCGTATATAATAAAAAATTACGCTCCGACAGAAATTGTCGATATTGCCACGCTTACGGGTGCGATAGTCATTGCTTTGGGCGATACGGTCGCTGGAATGTTCTCAAACAACGACGATTTGGCGAAAAGAATCTTTGAAGCGGGCGAAAAAACAGGCGAGCCCGTTTGGAGAATGCCGATAAGACAAGAGCACAGAGAAGCGGTAAAAAGCGACATCGCCGATATTCAAAACACCTCGACAATGAAGCGTAGCGCAAGTTCGACGACAGCGGCGACTTTTATCGAAAGTTTTGTGGAAGATTTGCCTTGGTGCCACTTGGACATCGCAGGAACTTCGTGGAACGAAAACGCCGCCAAAGGAATGAGCCCGAAGTTCGCGACGGGTGTTTGTGTTCGGTTGTTGTGGGAGTATCTGAATAACAGATAA
- the der gene encoding ribosome biogenesis GTPase Der produces MAQLATVAVVGRPNVGKSTLFNRILNRKIAVVDDRPGVTRDRNYMDAEWCGTHFTIIDTGGMVPQSGEKMEQEINRQVEIAINEADVVLFLASADIEPTDLDCEIAKRLRKQCCEKLVLAVNKTEAPSAELVMQSYWSLGLGEPLAISALHGKGVGDMLDKIVEKIKGITKKKEEINYAVKIAVVGCPNAGKSSLINKILGDKRMIVSEIAGTTRDSIDTTIDYNGKTIKLIDTAGLRKKARVNDDVEYYSNLRSIGSIGRCDVAVLLVDTARKLSEQDMKIVAHIKEERKGLIICWNKWDIIEKDGKTFDSLVKATRDEYKDLENIPMLSISAMTGQRVAEVMKLTLRIKENSQKIVAKTELEDQFFSWTRRNPHPYIVGQSVRFLGIKQQPSPYPHFVIFCANPKRVSEDYIRYLKNRIYAAYGFEGSFVVIDFKGPGRSGAKNREQFSGYRDGGGDYDDYEGDD; encoded by the coding sequence ATGGCTCAACTTGCAACTGTGGCGGTCGTAGGTCGTCCGAATGTCGGAAAATCGACGCTTTTTAACAGGATATTGAACAGAAAAATCGCGGTTGTTGATGACAGACCGGGCGTCACCCGCGACCGAAATTATATGGACGCAGAATGGTGCGGCACGCATTTTACCATAATCGACACGGGCGGAATGGTGCCGCAGTCAGGCGAAAAAATGGAGCAGGAAATAAACCGTCAGGTCGAAATCGCCATAAATGAGGCGGACGTTGTTTTGTTTTTGGCTTCGGCGGACATTGAGCCGACCGACCTTGACTGCGAAATAGCCAAACGCCTGCGAAAACAATGCTGTGAAAAACTGGTTTTGGCGGTAAACAAAACCGAAGCGCCCTCTGCCGAGCTGGTTATGCAGAGTTATTGGAGTTTGGGATTGGGCGAGCCGCTTGCAATTTCGGCGCTTCACGGAAAAGGCGTGGGCGATATGCTCGATAAAATCGTCGAAAAAATAAAAGGCATAACAAAGAAAAAAGAAGAGATAAATTACGCCGTAAAAATAGCTGTTGTCGGTTGTCCGAACGCAGGAAAATCGTCGCTCATAAACAAAATTTTGGGCGACAAACGAATGATAGTCAGCGAAATTGCAGGCACAACCCGCGACAGCATAGACACCACCATTGACTACAACGGAAAAACGATAAAACTAATTGATACGGCAGGGCTTCGCAAAAAAGCGCGAGTAAACGACGACGTGGAATACTACTCAAATTTGCGTTCTATCGGCAGTATCGGACGTTGCGACGTAGCGGTTTTATTGGTGGATACCGCGCGAAAACTGAGCGAGCAGGATATGAAAATCGTGGCGCACATAAAAGAAGAGCGCAAGGGCTTAATTATCTGCTGGAACAAGTGGGACATCATCGAAAAAGACGGCAAAACCTTCGATTCTTTGGTGAAAGCCACCCGCGACGAATACAAGGACTTGGAAAATATTCCGATGCTTTCGATTTCGGCGATGACAGGGCAACGGGTCGCCGAGGTAATGAAATTAACGCTGAGAATTAAAGAAAATTCGCAAAAAATTGTAGCAAAAACCGAACTCGAAGACCAATTTTTCTCTTGGACGCGCCGAAATCCGCATCCATATATAGTAGGACAATCGGTGCGCTTTTTGGGTATAAAGCAACAGCCAAGCCCGTATCCGCATTTTGTAATTTTCTGCGCAAATCCAAAGCGCGTTTCGGAGGATTATATTCGCTACCTGAAAAACAGAATTTACGCGGCTTACGGTTTTGAGGGCTCGTTTGTCGTCATTGATTTTAAGGGACCCGGCAGAAGCGGCGCAAAAAACAGAGAGCAGTTTTCCGGCTACCGAGACGGCGGCGGTGATTACGATGATTATGAGGGAGACGATTAA
- the panB gene encoding 3-methyl-2-oxobutanoate hydroxymethyltransferase has product MKNQKTIAMLTCYDALTAKIAEDAGIDYLLVGDSAGTNVLGYKSVNEVKLDDMIFLTKSVKRANTKCKIIVDLPFEAVYENSENIVLSAKKLLEAGADMVKLEIEKETQELLKTLTEAGIPVCAHIGYTPQTSYLEVSVQGKDAVRARKLVEFAKTSQLYGAQMLVLELIPANLARYISEILKIPTIGIGAGQFCDGQVQVWCDIAGFSEKTYKHSHLFADAKSALSAAFSDYATQVKSGEFPTEANSTLVDDEILFHTLCRK; this is encoded by the coding sequence ATGAAAAACCAAAAAACAATAGCAATGCTTACCTGTTATGACGCGCTTACGGCAAAAATAGCCGAGGACGCGGGTATCGACTATTTGCTTGTAGGCGACAGCGCGGGAACAAATGTTTTGGGCTACAAAAGCGTAAACGAGGTAAAACTCGACGATATGATATTCTTGACAAAATCGGTAAAGCGCGCCAACACAAAATGCAAAATAATTGTGGATTTACCGTTTGAGGCGGTTTACGAAAACAGCGAAAACATAGTTCTGAGCGCAAAAAAATTGCTTGAAGCAGGCGCAGATATGGTGAAACTCGAAATAGAAAAAGAAACTCAAGAATTGCTTAAAACGCTTACGGAAGCGGGCATTCCTGTCTGCGCGCATATCGGCTATACTCCGCAAACATCATATCTTGAAGTTTCCGTTCAAGGCAAAGACGCCGTTCGCGCAAGAAAATTGGTAGAATTTGCAAAAACCTCGCAACTTTACGGCGCTCAAATGCTTGTTTTGGAGTTAATCCCCGCAAATTTGGCAAGATACATAAGCGAAATTTTAAAAATTCCCACAATCGGCATAGGTGCAGGGCAATTTTGCGACGGTCAAGTGCAGGTTTGGTGCGACATTGCGGGCTTTTCTGAGAAAACGTACAAACATTCTCATTTGTTTGCAGATGCAAAAAGCGCGCTTTCGGCGGCATTTTCGGATTATGCGACGCAGGTGAAAAGCGGCGAGTTTCCGACGGAGGCGAATTCCACGCTTGTTGATGATGAAATACTCTTTCACACTCTCTGCCGCAAATAG
- a CDS encoding FAD-dependent thymidylate synthase has translation MKITVIPIIPPKAAQDLTAVPPELLASVLAKYSRSNLGIDKILEGVDKENPDASVEKIFKFVDYGHASIGGMTGSIAICIDDCSMFLAYKIFEIAQLVDGQESSTRYIKMAPESLISPDEIGIPKDLQSEWSEVLSEAFEIYNREYQKLDEFATKYPEKLRISPNENEKFRQRILKNYALDRSRGFIPFATKTSAAYLMTARVWCQTLKELEALPLVEVQTAAKGIREQLAKIAPNLIRHSFADGASKYQAERLLNYSAEYIQKNGVETKNIPDEVFVQTFDENPSFMPKIDTVENSFAEKTNRYSVVGGDIKRQVVKFAFNNIAIAELRDLNRHRCGNRFTPLAPVGFYLPPELANENYSEFFEKYSNLLKKLAERNLHYYGYLLGTQVAFEHSAHLDKVIYEIELRTGKGAHFRYAEHLEAVAKKLIEKSPELKPYIQIGEAEPE, from the coding sequence ATGAAAATAACTGTAATACCGATAATTCCTCCCAAAGCGGCGCAGGACTTAACTGCAGTCCCCCCCGAACTTTTGGCGAGCGTTTTGGCGAAATATTCCCGCTCTAATTTAGGAATAGACAAGATTTTGGAAGGCGTAGACAAGGAAAATCCCGACGCGAGCGTTGAAAAAATATTTAAATTTGTCGATTACGGACACGCGAGTATCGGCGGAATGACGGGCTCTATCGCAATTTGTATCGACGATTGTTCTATGTTTTTGGCTTATAAGATTTTTGAAATCGCGCAATTGGTCGATGGGCAGGAATCCAGCACCCGCTACATAAAAATGGCGCCCGAAAGTTTAATTTCGCCCGACGAAATCGGTATTCCCAAAGATTTGCAAAGCGAATGGAGTGAAGTTTTGAGCGAGGCGTTTGAAATTTATAATCGCGAATATCAAAAATTAGACGAATTTGCGACAAAATATCCCGAAAAACTACGGATTTCTCCGAATGAAAACGAAAAATTCCGTCAAAGAATACTCAAAAATTATGCGCTCGACAGAAGTCGCGGGTTTATTCCGTTTGCTACAAAAACTTCCGCCGCGTATCTTATGACGGCGCGGGTTTGGTGTCAAACGCTCAAGGAATTGGAAGCGCTTCCGCTTGTTGAAGTGCAAACTGCCGCTAAGGGAATTCGCGAACAATTGGCGAAAATCGCGCCGAATTTGATAAGACACTCGTTTGCCGACGGTGCGAGCAAGTATCAGGCGGAGCGTTTGCTTAATTATTCCGCCGAATATATTCAAAAAAACGGCGTTGAGACAAAGAATATTCCCGACGAGGTTTTTGTGCAGACATTCGACGAAAATCCCTCGTTTATGCCGAAAATCGACACCGTCGAAAATTCGTTTGCCGAAAAGACTAACAGATACAGCGTTGTCGGCGGCGACATAAAAAGACAGGTGGTGAAATTTGCGTTCAACAATATTGCAATCGCAGAATTGCGCGACCTAAACCGCCATCGTTGCGGAAATAGATTTACGCCTCTTGCGCCTGTAGGCTTTTATTTACCGCCCGAATTGGCAAACGAAAATTACAGCGAATTCTTTGAAAAATATTCAAATCTGCTTAAAAAACTTGCCGAGCGCAACTTGCATTATTACGGATATTTACTCGGAACGCAAGTTGCGTTTGAACACAGTGCGCACCTCGACAAAGTGATTTACGAAATCGAATTGCGAACAGGAAAAGGCGCGCATTTCAGATACGCCGAACACTTGGAAGCGGTAGCAAAGAAACTGATAGAAAAATCTCCCGAGTTAAAGCCATATATCCAGATTGGCGAGGCGGAGCCGGAGTAA
- a CDS encoding capsule assembly Wzi family protein, protein MYIRKIVLFLALCAAMSFANLPLPLQPNIHRTADRDSVFRLELQTNSAFWEPQNLTFRARMDAAFSENVDQSGRVILYFIDSIGNDYLQLVFSGFFDNRAVHGRTVDWARPGDRSDTGSRSTFDLYRAFLTFTPNEYIKIGLGKEYYNWGPSELGGLMLSDYNTGFVGLYQQYQIGPFTIRGLATQLSSQEWREPPGNGYLDNHIMPIHRFFSAGRIEFYRELWGLALKQAIIYGGVNRSFEIPYLIPIFPFHYAQMSNWRYGNWGSNTLVGLDAYANFLDKNLQIYGELLVDDFQMDEDDASKSIQNLIGFVAGTRFNIPNILYGFFEGGQINSFVYNSMSGDLGRYLNRDAFIGSPLGPDNQLFWGKLGRHFERIGLRTELYFWLLRQGERDINLRYNHNYLLGTRNDRIPYGNVRRETATWLSAIYEFKHNTVELYGGIQNFRTEGVSGTSKTSPFFGLSLNAAIGLGWNAR, encoded by the coding sequence ATGTATATAAGAAAAATCGTTTTGTTTTTGGCGCTTTGCGCGGCAATGTCATTCGCAAATTTGCCGCTACCTTTACAGCCAAATATTCACAGAACTGCTGACAGAGACAGCGTTTTCAGATTAGAATTGCAAACAAATTCAGCGTTTTGGGAACCGCAAAATTTAACTTTTCGGGCAAGAATGGACGCTGCTTTCAGCGAAAATGTTGACCAAAGCGGACGAGTAATATTGTATTTTATAGACTCCATAGGCAACGATTACTTGCAACTTGTATTCAGCGGTTTTTTCGATAATCGGGCGGTTCACGGCAGAACGGTAGATTGGGCGCGCCCGGGGGACAGAAGCGATACAGGGTCAAGAAGCACATTTGATTTATATCGTGCATTTTTAACATTTACGCCAAACGAATACATTAAAATAGGACTCGGAAAAGAATACTATAATTGGGGACCGTCGGAGCTTGGCGGGCTTATGCTTTCTGACTACAATACTGGTTTTGTCGGACTTTATCAACAATACCAAATAGGACCTTTTACCATTCGCGGACTTGCAACGCAACTCAGTAGCCAAGAATGGAGAGAGCCGCCCGGCAACGGTTATTTGGATAACCATATAATGCCGATACACAGATTTTTTTCAGCAGGCAGAATAGAGTTTTATCGTGAATTGTGGGGACTTGCCTTAAAACAAGCAATAATCTACGGAGGCGTAAACCGCTCTTTTGAAATTCCTTATTTAATTCCGATTTTCCCGTTTCACTATGCGCAAATGTCCAATTGGCGATACGGAAACTGGGGTAGCAATACCTTGGTCGGACTTGATGCTTATGCAAATTTCTTAGACAAAAACCTGCAAATTTACGGCGAATTACTTGTGGACGACTTCCAAATGGACGAAGACGACGCGTCCAAAAGCATACAAAATCTTATCGGCTTTGTCGCGGGAACAAGATTTAATATCCCAAATATTCTTTACGGATTTTTTGAGGGCGGACAAATAAACAGCTTCGTTTATAACAGTATGTCCGGCGATCTCGGAAGATACCTGAACAGAGACGCGTTTATAGGCAGTCCGCTCGGTCCCGACAATCAGCTTTTCTGGGGAAAACTCGGTCGTCATTTTGAAAGAATCGGTCTAAGAACAGAGTTGTATTTCTGGCTTCTTCGTCAAGGAGAGCGAGATATAAACTTGCGCTACAATCACAACTACCTTTTAGGAACGCGCAACGACAGAATTCCCTACGGAAACGTTCGCCGCGAAACAGCCACGTGGCTTTCGGCAATTTACGAATTTAAGCACAACACGGTAGAACTTTACGGCGGAATACAGAATTTCAGAACAGAGGGAGTTTCCGGAACGTCAAAAACTTCGCCGTTCTTTGGACTGTCCCTGAATGCCGCTATCGGACTTGGCTGGAACGCAAGATAA
- a CDS encoding NAD-dependent epimerase: MTVLITGAAGFVGFHLSQKLLESEITIVGFDNLNDYYDVNLKLSRLEILKKHKNFTFVKGDLANNDDIAKLFSDYSPEIVVNLAAQAGVRYSIENPRVYLESNITGFFNILEICRKYPVKHLLYASSSSIYGNQEKTPFSTKDNVDNPISLYAATKKSNELMAHTYSHLYDIPTTGLRFFTVYGSYGRPDMAYFSFTKKIINGEPIKIFNNGDMYRDFTYIDDIVSCIEKMLFCPPKRENTKPPYKIYNIGNNKPERLMYFIETLEKIIGKQAPKEFLPMQPGDVYQTFADVSDLTTDFDFKPNTPIETGLRKFVEWYRGYYGNLLLTRD; this comes from the coding sequence ATGACTGTTTTAATCACCGGAGCGGCAGGTTTTGTGGGTTTTCACTTATCCCAAAAGTTGTTGGAAAGCGAAATTACGATTGTAGGTTTTGATAATCTCAACGATTATTACGACGTAAACTTAAAGTTGAGCCGTTTGGAAATTTTGAAAAAACATAAAAATTTCACTTTCGTCAAAGGCGATTTGGCAAATAATGACGACATTGCAAAATTATTTTCGGATTATAGCCCCGAAATAGTGGTAAATCTGGCGGCACAAGCGGGAGTGCGATATTCAATTGAGAATCCGAGAGTTTATTTGGAAAGCAACATTACAGGTTTTTTCAATATTTTGGAAATCTGCCGTAAATATCCCGTTAAGCATTTATTGTATGCTTCTTCGAGTTCTATATACGGAAATCAAGAAAAAACGCCTTTTTCGACGAAAGACAATGTCGATAATCCTATAAGTTTATACGCCGCAACCAAAAAAAGCAACGAGCTTATGGCTCATACATACAGCCATCTGTATGATATTCCTACTACAGGGCTTCGTTTTTTTACCGTTTATGGATCTTATGGCAGACCTGATATGGCGTATTTCAGCTTCACAAAAAAAATCATAAACGGCGAACCGATTAAAATTTTCAACAACGGTGATATGTATCGGGATTTTACTTATATCGACGACATAGTATCGTGTATAGAGAAAATGCTTTTTTGTCCGCCTAAAAGAGAAAACACCAAACCGCCGTATAAAATATATAATATAGGAAACAACAAACCTGAACGGCTGATGTATTTTATAGAAACTTTGGAAAAGATTATCGGCAAACAAGCCCCGAAAGAATTTTTACCGATGCAACCCGGAGACGTATATCAAACTTTCGCAGACGTATCCGATTTAACAACCGATTTCGATTTTAAACCGAATACTCCCATAGAAACAGGATTACGAAAATTTGTAGAGTGGTATAGAGGGTATTATGGTAATTTGCTTTTAACAAGAGATTGA
- a CDS encoding glycosyltransferase produces the protein MPNHLPTVAVIMSVYQNDKPNLLKKAFNSIAEQTYPREKIRIYLGIDGEIPQELEEIITDCKLVYKIERNEKNIGLSCTLNKLVNVLENEDFVFRMDADDISLPKRFEAQVKYMLENPDVDILGTAILEVNENDEKIDIKRYPRQNIKKYIAKGSPLAHPTVCFRKNAFEKINYSLKMRLSQDIDLWFQALKKDLRIDSLPEILYCLLINSAFFKRRGYAKSFREFGIYMKGIWSLHKLTHLYVYPISRLTLRLLPKTLVKFAYNSRLRKKLLDKQE, from the coding sequence ATGCCTAACCACCTCCCGACAGTCGCCGTAATAATGTCCGTTTACCAAAACGACAAACCCAACCTTTTGAAAAAGGCATTTAATTCAATCGCCGAGCAAACTTATCCTCGCGAAAAAATCCGAATATACCTCGGAATAGACGGCGAAATTCCGCAAGAATTGGAAGAGATAATTACAGATTGCAAATTGGTCTATAAAATCGAAAGAAACGAAAAAAACATAGGGCTGAGTTGCACTCTGAATAAATTGGTAAATGTGCTCGAAAACGAAGATTTTGTTTTCAGAATGGACGCGGATGACATTTCTTTGCCGAAGCGTTTTGAAGCGCAAGTAAAATATATGCTCGAAAATCCCGATGTTGATATTCTGGGAACAGCGATTTTGGAGGTAAATGAAAACGACGAAAAAATTGATATAAAAAGGTATCCGCGGCAAAATATTAAAAAATATATTGCTAAAGGCTCTCCGCTGGCACACCCGACGGTTTGTTTTCGTAAAAATGCTTTTGAAAAGATAAATTATTCTTTGAAAATGCGCTTAAGCCAAGACATTGACTTGTGGTTTCAGGCGTTAAAAAAGGATTTACGGATAGATAGTTTGCCGGAAATTTTATATTGTCTTTTAATAAATTCAGCGTTTTTCAAAAGAAGAGGGTATGCAAAAAGTTTCAGAGAATTCGGTATTTATATGAAAGGGATTTGGTCTTTGCATAAACTTACACATTTGTATGTTTACCCTATTTCGCGACTGACTTTACGTCTTCTGCCTAAAACGCTTGTAAAATTTGCATATAATTCAAGATTGCGCAAGAAATTATTAGATAAGCAGGAATAA
- a CDS encoding glycosyltransferase family 2 protein: MERKSFAIKIRYSSNPIAMNFIKKPMFLLICVARMFRLTKKSKSDYKAIHLHNEDIKDFKNALYQFSYSRSGFVSAYLNAYRKKLVKPVKSSLPTLQENDPILLCAVKDDLEKIKLQVEHHRKIGVKHFAYIDNMSKDGTFEWLKEQADVSLFVVNETFNATVKDAWRRQVADFLGYNRWYLVLDSDELFMYPSIETKNINSYIDFLESCKINSVLSPMIDMYPKGNLTEKVNSINEILNTYCYFDTDTYYLAKYFSSQWVNGGPRKRVFSNSPQLAKYSLIKLSKEMLIGIHQNYPYKYNFETKGAAAFLLHYKFFYDDIAKYKERAMLGVMNSGGLEYNQYLDALNKNPCTSFYYENSQKLNSSFDLMKINIIDKNFFEKFLGREVLPSTLTTNTGEFGKKERIIARWLADYPQIKQFVKKTYQLISWLMYKKNYNHKTDYSIRVIKDGNNESFWGYYDKTPLSPDGKYILFYSCKCPTNTAPKNNKGISVILQEFNTKKTLLEIPVQTYNWQQGCRVQWLSNDIFIFNDFDAEKNIYIARVWSAVSLSELKSFDKPVQDSYKTEYYFSLNYRRLMSLCPDYGYRTLPMLNTKELTDIANDGIWKVNYNNGETTLLVDMKTVCSIGQSNNISDALHSVNHIMISPDGDKFIFIHRYYVRKKRFDRLFLADSKTGNLKLLSDYGMVSHCFWADNKNVLAYLRSPDGTDAYNKINTDTGNFTKIIGNRLNKLGDGHPNVFGECFVADTYPDKARMQHLFLFNLKTSEEKELGEFFHGLKYSGETRCDLHPRFSPDGKYVFFDSVYSGKRQLYCIAIGEHNA, from the coding sequence ATGGAAAGAAAATCCTTTGCAATTAAAATAAGGTATAGCTCTAATCCGATTGCTATGAATTTTATTAAGAAACCTATGTTTCTTTTAATATGTGTTGCAAGAATGTTCAGATTGACAAAAAAAAGCAAAAGTGATTATAAGGCGATACACTTACATAATGAAGATATTAAGGATTTTAAGAACGCACTTTATCAATTTTCATATAGTCGCAGTGGATTTGTAAGTGCTTATCTAAATGCTTACCGGAAAAAATTGGTAAAACCTGTCAAATCTTCACTGCCAACATTGCAAGAAAATGACCCAATATTGCTTTGTGCGGTAAAAGACGATTTGGAAAAGATTAAATTACAGGTCGAACATCATAGAAAAATAGGTGTTAAACATTTTGCATATATAGATAATATGTCAAAAGACGGAACATTTGAATGGCTTAAAGAGCAAGCCGATGTTTCATTGTTTGTTGTAAATGAAACCTTTAATGCTACGGTAAAAGATGCGTGGAGAAGGCAAGTAGCAGATTTTTTGGGGTACAACAGATGGTATTTAGTGCTTGATTCAGACGAATTGTTTATGTATCCGAGCATAGAGACAAAAAACATAAATTCATATATTGATTTTCTAGAAAGTTGCAAAATAAATAGTGTATTATCTCCGATGATAGATATGTATCCCAAAGGCAATTTAACTGAAAAAGTTAATAGCATAAATGAGATATTGAACACTTATTGCTATTTTGATACAGACACATATTATTTGGCAAAATATTTTTCTAGTCAATGGGTAAATGGAGGTCCGAGAAAGCGTGTTTTTTCCAACAGCCCACAACTTGCGAAATATTCACTAATTAAACTTTCTAAAGAAATGTTAATTGGAATACACCAAAATTATCCATATAAGTATAATTTTGAAACAAAAGGTGCTGCCGCTTTTTTACTACACTATAAATTCTTTTATGACGATATTGCAAAATATAAGGAACGCGCTATGTTGGGTGTTATGAATAGCGGGGGGCTCGAATATAACCAATATCTTGACGCATTGAATAAAAATCCTTGCACATCATTTTACTATGAAAATTCTCAAAAACTGAATAGTTCTTTTGACTTAATGAAAATCAATATAATTGATAAGAACTTCTTTGAAAAATTTTTGGGAAGAGAGGTTTTACCCTCAACCTTAACAACAAATACCGGCGAATTCGGAAAAAAAGAACGCATTATCGCACGATGGCTTGCCGATTATCCGCAGATAAAACAGTTTGTGAAAAAAACATATCAACTCATATCTTGGCTGATGTATAAGAAAAACTATAACCACAAAACAGATTATTCCATTCGGGTAATCAAAGACGGGAACAATGAATCGTTTTGGGGGTATTACGACAAGACGCCGCTCAGTCCGGATGGAAAATATATACTGTTTTATAGTTGTAAGTGTCCGACAAATACCGCCCCTAAAAACAACAAAGGCATTTCTGTTATATTACAGGAATTTAACACAAAAAAAACATTGCTGGAAATACCTGTACAAACGTATAATTGGCAACAGGGTTGCCGAGTGCAATGGCTGTCGAACGACATTTTTATATTTAACGATTTTGATGCGGAGAAAAACATATATATCGCTCGTGTATGGTCTGCGGTATCTTTGAGTGAATTGAAAAGCTTTGACAAACCTGTTCAGGATTCGTATAAAACCGAATATTATTTTTCATTAAATTATCGTCGCCTTATGTCATTATGCCCTGATTATGGTTATCGAACTCTACCTATGCTTAACACCAAGGAATTAACCGATATTGCCAATGACGGTATATGGAAAGTAAATTACAACAATGGCGAAACAACGCTTCTCGTAGATATGAAAACTGTATGTTCCATAGGTCAGAGCAATAACATTAGCGACGCTCTTCACTCGGTTAATCATATAATGATTTCTCCCGATGGTGATAAATTTATTTTTATACACCGATACTACGTCAGAAAAAAACGCTTTGACAGATTGTTTCTTGCGGATTCAAAAACAGGAAATTTAAAGTTATTATCCGATTACGGGATGGTAAGCCATTGCTTTTGGGCGGACAATAAAAATGTGCTTGCTTATTTGCGCTCTCCCGACGGAACAGACGCCTACAACAAAATTAATACCGATACGGGAAATTTCACGAAAATTATTGGTAATCGCTTAAATAAATTGGGAGACGGACACCCGAATGTGTTTGGGGAATGTTTTGTCGCAGATACTTATCCCGATAAAGCAAGAATGCAACATTTGTTTTTGTTTAATCTGAAAACAAGTGAAGAAAAAGAATTAGGGGAGTTTTTTCACGGGCTTAAATATTCAGGCGAAACTCGTTGTGATTTGCATCCCCGTTTTTCGCCTGACGGAAAATACGTTTTCTTTGATTCCGTTTATTCGGGTAAACGCCAACTTTACTGTATTGCAATAGGAGAACACAATGCCTAA